The nucleotide window TCGCGAAGCTCGTCCAGCAAATCAAGCCGAAGGGCGGCACGATCTGCATCCAGTCGGGCGGTGCGGCGGCTGCAAACCATAACGAGCGCATGCAAGGGATTCGCGATACGCTTGCCGGCGCGAAATCGGCCTCCGCGCCGGGTGCCAAGCTCACCGGCCAGCATGGCTGGACGGAAGCCGCGGGTTGCCCGCTCTATACCAATGACGACTTCCCGCTCTCGGTGCAGCAGATGGAGGATACGCTCGGCAAGAACCCCAAGCTCGATGCCTTCGTGCCGACCGGCGGCTTCCCGCAATTCATCCCGCAAGCGTATCGCAAGGTCGCCGAGAAGTATAAGGCCCGGATCGATGACGGCTCGCTTGCGCTGGTCGTCGCAGATACGCTGCCCGTCCAGATGGATCTCCTGAAGGCAGGCCTGTCCAAGGGGCAAGTCGGTCAACGCCCCTTCGAGATGGGCTACAGGACCATGCTGTTCCTGAAGGATATGAAGGACGGCAAACCCGCCCCGAAGGATCCGACCTATACCGGCCTGGATGTCTGCACGCCGCAGAATGCCGCGACCTGCGTCGGCGCCGGGAGCTAAAGATCGGCCCGAAAAGTGGATGGCGGTTTTGGGGCAAAGCCGATGCCAATGGTTAGATCATCGGACCGGATACGATATCCGGTCCGGCGAACTAAGCGAGGGCGGGATGCCGTCCCGCTCGGGCGCTGACTTCGCCCGGGCTCGCAGTCAGCCGCGATACGGAGCCAGGCATGCGCCCCAGAACAGGCTGGAAAAGTACCATGTTGGCGGCCCAAACCCGGCAGCTCCAGCAAGGCAGCAACCTCGTTCTCCAAGGCACGCGGATCGGCGCCCTGCAATATTTTGGCGCGCTCGCCTCGACTTCGGCGGGCTGGGCGCCGTGCATGCGCCAGCGCTCTGCCCAGGCCGCCAGCAGCAGAGGTTCGGCGGCGTAGGCAAAGCGATTGCCGGCAAGTATGAGGTGAGCGCCGGGTTTCAGCCGTGACGCAATGGCGTCAGGAAAGTCGCCGATCTGGTAGGCTTTCTGGAGCGATCCGAGGGCTTGCATGGCGCGCTTCATCGAAGGCGAGAACCGGCGGCAGACAGAGCTCCTGCCCGCCTGTCTTTTGGATTACGTCAGCGAAGACAACCCGGTCCGGGTGGTGGATGTCGTCATCAACTAACTCGATTTGA belongs to Bosea sp. NBC_00550 and includes:
- a CDS encoding sugar-binding protein produces the protein MKTLTLGVAALALLAVGGEAQSQGKKYVFALVPKNMNNPFFDQARDGCKKAEKELNGAIECLYIGPGEHGGGDEQVQVINDLIAKKVDGIAVSPSNAAAMGKALEGAKKAGIPVLTWDSDLLAKDKGLRSAYVGTYNYDIGVNLAKLVQQIKPKGGTICIQSGGAAAANHNERMQGIRDTLAGAKSASAPGAKLTGQHGWTEAAGCPLYTNDDFPLSVQQMEDTLGKNPKLDAFVPTGGFPQFIPQAYRKVAEKYKARIDDGSLALVVADTLPVQMDLLKAGLSKGQVGQRPFEMGYRTMLFLKDMKDGKPAPKDPTYTGLDVCTPQNAATCVGAGS